A genomic segment from Lemur catta isolate mLemCat1 chromosome 9, mLemCat1.pri, whole genome shotgun sequence encodes:
- the FABP5 gene encoding fatty acid-binding protein 5, which translates to MATVQQLEGRWRLVDSKGFDEYMKELGVGLALRKMGGMAKPDCIISCDGKNLTIKTESTLKTTQFSCTLGEKFEETTADGRKTQTVCNFTDGALVQHQEWDGKESTITRKLKDGKLVVECIMNDVTCTRVYEKVE; encoded by the exons ATGGCCACCGTTCAGCAGCTGGAAGGAAGATGGCGCCTGGTGGACAGCAAAGGCTTTGATGAATACATGAAGGAACTAG GAGTGGGACTAGCTCTGCGAAAAATGGGTGGAATGGCCAAACCAGATTGTATCATCTCTTGCGACGGCAAAAACCTCACCATAAAAACTGAGAGCACTTTGAAAACAACACAGTTTTCTTGTACCTTGGGAGAGAAGTTTGAAGAAACTACAGCTGATGGCAGAAAAACTCAG ACTGTCTGCAACTTTACAGATGGTGCATTGGTTCAACATCAGGAATGGGATGGGAAGGAAAGCACGATAACAAGGAAATTGAAAGATGGGAAATTAGTGGTG GAATGCATCATGAATGATGTCACCTGCACTCGGGTCTATGAAAAAGTAGAGTAA